From the genome of Rhodohalobacter sp. SW132, one region includes:
- a CDS encoding nucleoside deaminase encodes MKPHLPHMNAAIEIAEKYQTPFGAALAMGDQLFVTAANQTKELNDPTAHAEIMAIRNLGEHIKKTDLSGFTLYTTCEPCPMCMSAAIWAKIETIFFGCDIPTISRFMDQIDLSCRDINQHSFRRVEIGEPVMPEACLELLRKFS; translated from the coding sequence ATGAAACCACATCTACCACACATGAACGCAGCAATTGAAATTGCTGAAAAATATCAAACTCCTTTTGGAGCGGCATTGGCGATGGGTGACCAGCTTTTTGTTACGGCGGCCAATCAGACCAAAGAGCTGAACGATCCCACCGCGCATGCTGAGATCATGGCCATTCGTAATCTTGGGGAGCACATCAAAAAAACGGACCTCTCCGGTTTTACACTCTATACAACCTGCGAGCCGTGCCCGATGTGCATGAGCGCGGCTATTTGGGCAAAAATTGAAACCATCTTTTTTGGATGTGACATCCCGACGATCTCGCGGTTTATGGATCAGATCGACCTGAGCTGCCGGGATATAAATCAGCACAGTTTCCGGCGTGTTGAAATTGGAGAGCCAGTCATGCCGGAGGCTTGTCTGGAACTGCTTAGAAAGTTCTCTTAG
- the trkA gene encoding Trk system potassium transporter TrkA, translating to MKILIAGAGEVGFELSKILSEEQHDVTVLDQRQRCLQRVIENLDVLTVQGNATSPHALVDAGAKQADMMVAVTSVDEVNIIASMMAKRLGVKRVIARVRNDELSRKDAPIPPSELGIDVLIHPEESAANEIFQLVKRASASDVVPLAENRLQMIGLRVESQSEIANKTLVEVASILENIDFRVVAISRRGSTIIPRGNNRLVPLDHVFLITRTEHVKKLVMLTGHDDIKLRKVMIAGGSEVGRLLAKKLSADQKRWQVKLIEPDKELASSIAGAQREILVLNGDPTDPNLLVIEGVQEMDAFISVTEDEESNIISCLMAKHLEVQKTVALVSKSQYVPLSQTIGIDAIVNVKASASDEIHRQIRQGMMLTVKALTGIKAEVIEVIAGENCQILNTPIHSMKIPDGIVIGGIVSGDNVEVATGSSVIRKDDRVIIFALPKAIKEVEKIF from the coding sequence GTGAAAATACTTATTGCTGGTGCCGGTGAAGTGGGATTTGAGCTTAGTAAAATCCTTTCTGAAGAACAACACGATGTAACCGTTCTTGACCAGCGCCAGAGATGTTTACAGCGGGTTATTGAAAACCTGGACGTACTTACCGTTCAGGGTAATGCCACCTCACCCCATGCCCTCGTCGACGCCGGTGCCAAACAAGCCGACATGATGGTTGCTGTTACAAGTGTTGATGAAGTTAATATTATCGCTTCTATGATGGCAAAACGACTGGGAGTAAAAAGAGTTATTGCACGTGTGCGCAACGACGAACTTTCCCGAAAAGATGCTCCTATTCCCCCTTCTGAGCTCGGAATTGATGTTCTCATCCACCCGGAAGAGAGTGCGGCCAACGAAATCTTTCAGCTGGTTAAACGTGCGTCTGCCAGCGACGTCGTCCCATTAGCTGAGAACCGCCTGCAGATGATCGGTTTGCGGGTTGAAAGTCAATCTGAAATCGCTAATAAGACATTAGTTGAAGTTGCCAGTATCCTCGAAAACATCGATTTCAGGGTTGTTGCTATTTCCAGGCGGGGATCTACAATCATTCCCAGGGGAAATAACCGGTTGGTACCATTGGATCATGTTTTTTTGATCACACGAACTGAACACGTGAAAAAACTGGTCATGTTAACCGGGCATGATGATATTAAACTTCGAAAGGTAATGATTGCCGGCGGAAGTGAGGTTGGCAGATTACTTGCAAAAAAATTATCTGCCGATCAAAAACGGTGGCAGGTTAAACTAATTGAACCCGATAAAGAACTTGCCAGTAGCATCGCCGGGGCACAAAGAGAGATTCTCGTACTGAATGGTGATCCTACCGACCCAAACTTGCTGGTAATCGAAGGGGTACAAGAGATGGATGCCTTTATTTCCGTTACGGAAGATGAGGAGTCCAACATCATTTCCTGTTTGATGGCCAAACACCTGGAGGTGCAAAAAACAGTAGCGCTGGTCTCAAAATCACAATACGTTCCACTCAGCCAAACTATTGGGATTGATGCAATTGTAAATGTAAAAGCCTCTGCATCCGATGAAATTCACCGACAAATCCGGCAAGGTATGATGCTTACCGTAAAAGCACTTACCGGGATTAAGGCAGAGGTAATTGAAGTTATTGCCGGGGAAAACTGCCAGATCTTAAATACACCCATCCACTCGATGAAAATTCCCGATGGAATCGTTATTGGCGGAATTGTTAGTGGGGATAACGTGGAAGTCGCAACCGGAAGTTCAGTCATCCGGAAAGATGACCGGGTTATAATTTTTGCGCTGCCGAAAGCCATTAAAGAAGTAGAAAAAATATTCTGA
- a CDS encoding TrkA family potassium uptake protein yields MKFLGSQLSYFFANRRTRTNVKKLLKFLGVLFLMYVSYSVLFHYVALYEGQEHSWMTGFYWVLVTMSTLGFGDIVFSSDLGRSFSMLVLFSGVLFLLVMLPFTFIEFFYAPWMKAINQAKAPKKLPEGTSNHVIITELNPITDALIKKLVSYKIEYAILEPDLQKALDLADLDYNVVNNDPTDFDTYKNLCIEEASLVVASGADTANTNVAFTVRDFNKEIKIVATAASADSVDILQLAGADHVLQMGEILGRALARRTLGGNARVHVIGHIDQLVIGEATAQETPLIGKTLRESGLREATGVSVVGIWERGEFKQALPESVITEKTVLVLAGSVEQLRAYDELVSIYHVSDRPVVIIGAGRVGRAAARSLQERGIDYRIIDKNPERIRNKDKYILGDAADSKVLEKAGLHEAHTTLITTHDDDINIYLTIYCRQLSSKMEIVSRATFEKNINTLHRAGADFVMSYATMGANSIFNILEGQDVLILAEGLNVFNHKVNQNLAGKSLIKSEIRKKTGCTVMAIKCKDEGMVVSPKPDRVLKMDQEIILIGSPDGESEFTHKFEKNSS; encoded by the coding sequence TTGAAGTTTTTAGGATCACAGCTCTCTTATTTTTTTGCAAACAGGCGAACTCGTACCAATGTTAAAAAGCTGCTAAAATTTCTTGGTGTACTTTTTTTAATGTACGTAAGTTATTCTGTTCTTTTCCACTACGTAGCTTTATACGAGGGTCAGGAGCACTCATGGATGACCGGGTTTTACTGGGTATTAGTTACCATGAGCACTCTTGGTTTTGGGGATATAGTTTTCTCATCAGACTTGGGTCGCTCATTTTCGATGTTGGTTCTTTTTTCAGGCGTTCTTTTTCTTTTAGTGATGTTGCCATTCACATTTATTGAATTTTTCTATGCACCCTGGATGAAAGCAATCAATCAAGCCAAGGCTCCCAAAAAGCTGCCTGAAGGAACCAGCAATCATGTGATTATTACGGAACTTAACCCCATAACGGATGCTCTGATCAAAAAACTCGTATCTTACAAGATAGAGTATGCTATTTTGGAACCGGACCTTCAAAAAGCACTCGATCTTGCAGATCTTGACTACAATGTAGTAAATAATGATCCCACGGATTTTGATACATATAAAAATCTCTGCATTGAAGAGGCGAGCCTTGTAGTAGCTTCAGGGGCAGATACTGCAAATACGAATGTTGCTTTTACAGTTAGAGATTTCAACAAGGAAATAAAAATTGTGGCTACAGCTGCGTCTGCAGATTCAGTAGATATTTTACAGCTTGCCGGGGCTGATCATGTATTGCAGATGGGTGAGATTCTTGGGCGTGCTCTGGCACGACGTACACTCGGTGGCAATGCCCGTGTACATGTAATTGGACATATTGATCAATTAGTAATAGGTGAAGCAACTGCGCAGGAAACCCCATTAATAGGAAAAACATTAAGAGAAAGTGGTCTTCGTGAGGCAACGGGTGTATCGGTTGTAGGTATATGGGAGCGTGGGGAGTTTAAACAGGCGCTGCCTGAGTCTGTTATTACAGAAAAGACAGTTTTGGTACTTGCAGGTTCTGTTGAACAGCTAAGGGCATATGATGAACTGGTTAGCATCTATCACGTATCAGACCGGCCTGTAGTGATTATTGGAGCAGGTCGGGTAGGCCGGGCAGCAGCGAGATCGCTGCAAGAACGTGGAATTGACTATCGTATTATTGATAAGAATCCGGAACGTATTCGGAATAAAGATAAATATATTTTAGGTGATGCTGCAGATAGTAAAGTTCTGGAAAAAGCAGGCCTGCATGAGGCCCATACCACATTAATAACTACACATGATGATGATATTAATATATATCTGACCATTTATTGCCGGCAGCTTTCATCAAAAATGGAAATTGTAAGCAGGGCAACGTTTGAAAAAAATATAAATACTCTTCACCGGGCAGGAGCAGATTTTGTGATGTCCTATGCTACAATGGGGGCAAACTCCATCTTTAATATTCTGGAGGGCCAGGACGTATTAATTTTAGCAGAGGGCTTGAATGTTTTTAATCATAAGGTTAATCAAAATCTTGCCGGCAAAAGTTTAATCAAATCGGAAATCAGGAAAAAAACCGGGTGTACTGTGATGGCTATAAAATGTAAAGATGAAGGAATGGTTGTTAGTCCAAAACCTGACCGGGTTTTGAAAATGGATCAGGAGATTATTTTAATTGGTTCACCTGATGGGGAGAGTGAGTTTACCCATAAATTCGAGAAAAATTCCTCATGA
- a CDS encoding response regulator, with product MTAFIVEDNAIQCLVLKMLLNKLGLQLVGMQENGNKAVTQIIEKKPAIVFLDIMLTDSFDGICVAREIKKVYNPIIVYVTGNSDHQTKNRAEEIGFHDFISKPVSLGRLKKCIPLTGSYN from the coding sequence ATGACTGCATTTATTGTAGAGGATAACGCAATCCAATGTTTGGTGCTTAAAATGTTACTCAACAAGCTTGGGCTCCAACTTGTTGGAATGCAAGAGAACGGGAATAAAGCTGTAACTCAAATCATTGAGAAAAAGCCAGCGATTGTATTTCTGGATATTATGTTAACGGATAGTTTTGACGGTATTTGCGTGGCCAGAGAGATAAAAAAAGTGTATAACCCGATTATCGTTTACGTTACGGGGAACTCTGATCACCAGACAAAAAACAGGGCTGAAGAAATAGGTTTTCACGATTTCATTTCCAAACCAGTGTCATTAGGCAGACTTAAAAAGTGTATTCCCTTAACTGGCAGCTACAATTAA
- a CDS encoding cytochrome c3 family protein, translating to MAQIFPKWTNEAPRRILIGTIILLNAIVFGVWYFFSPEFTQVGYAPEQPVPFSHQVHAGQLGLDCQYCHTQVTESKYANIPATQTCMNCHNQIQTDSDDLALVRDSWETGDPIEWVRVHMLPDYAYFNHAAHVNVGVGCESCHGRVDRMEIVYQAEPLSMGWCLDCHREPEKHVRPVEEVTTMGYQVEDQLDVGRDLVAKQNIKAPTYCQACHF from the coding sequence ATGGCTCAGATTTTCCCAAAGTGGACAAATGAAGCTCCACGCAGAATTCTTATCGGCACAATTATCCTTTTAAATGCAATCGTATTCGGGGTATGGTACTTTTTCTCTCCCGAATTTACCCAGGTTGGTTACGCTCCGGAACAACCCGTTCCCTTCAGCCACCAGGTGCACGCAGGTCAGCTCGGGCTTGATTGCCAATACTGCCACACGCAGGTAACTGAATCTAAATATGCTAACATACCTGCAACACAAACCTGTATGAACTGTCACAACCAGATTCAAACCGACAGTGACGATCTTGCCCTTGTACGCGATAGCTGGGAAACCGGCGACCCTATTGAATGGGTTCGTGTACATATGCTCCCCGACTATGCTTATTTCAACCATGCCGCTCACGTGAATGTGGGTGTTGGTTGCGAATCGTGTCACGGACGAGTGGACAGAATGGAAATAGTATACCAGGCTGAGCCACTCAGTATGGGCTGGTGTCTGGATTGCCACCGCGAACCTGAAAAACATGTGCGCCCCGTTGAGGAGGTTACCACCATGGGTTACCAGGTTGAAGACCAGCTTGATGTTGGCCGCGATCTTGTTGCCAAACAGAATATTAAAGCGCCAACGTATTGTCAGGCATGCCACTTCTGA
- a CDS encoding four helix bundle protein, translating to MSYKKLKIWQLAKELSVEIHTMTMQLPKFELYETGSQIRRSSKSIRSNIVEGYGRRRYKADFIRFLVYAHSSVDETRDHLETLIETGSFNDQTEFKRISEKLDQTGRMIYKYIQSVEQR from the coding sequence ATGAGCTACAAAAAGTTAAAAATCTGGCAATTAGCTAAAGAGCTATCCGTAGAGATTCATACGATGACAATGCAGCTGCCAAAATTTGAATTGTACGAAACGGGCAGTCAAATCAGAAGATCATCAAAATCCATTCGTTCAAATATTGTTGAGGGCTATGGACGAAGGAGATATAAAGCAGATTTTATTCGATTTCTGGTTTATGCTCATTCATCCGTTGATGAAACTCGAGACCACCTAGAAACACTTATTGAAACAGGCTCATTTAACGATCAAACAGAATTCAAAAGAATTTCGGAAAAACTGGATCAAACTGGCAGAATGATCTACAAATATATACAAAGCGTAGAACAGCGATAA
- a CDS encoding S9 family peptidase, giving the protein MRLSVTCKSIFSILILFICFSASGVQGQNQDETLHYQSLQHALFSAGQLSGLSGPQNVTWIDGGERYSYMIQDPETRTTEIRAYNPTDQSDELILNTSGLTFPDSDRQFEFRSFQWSADFRYLVFQSNFSPIYRYSGTADYYYYSIEDESLDLIAGAAFTAELSPDGRKVAYHRDGEMFVFDLESGEETQLTFDSEENLYNGRFGWVYEEEFGLVQAWKWSNDSRYIAYWQSDEDHVERFVSTDYEGSYPEYTDIPYPKVGSENPVVNIGVIDTETGENRWMDLDIGDGLIPRIYWTSNDGELAVVWMNRQQNQLQLHFHDATNGSGEMVMEEKSDAGWIDVYDFFAGIDDYFFFPENRDEFLWISDRNGYKHLYRYSYSGDLMNQVTDGDWEVTNVFAVNSDKERIYYESTEESPLERHLYSIRFDGSGKNKYTETAGRHSISMGPDGKYFIDTWSNVETPTQVELRTTENGGDQLEMLVANERVKQYIEEYNYSPRELFSFTTEDGQELDGYMIRPPDFDPEHAHPLIMMIYGGPSSQGVYNQFETNAWVQYLAQEGFVIANVNNRGSGGYGRDFEKVVYENLGEWETYDVVQTAKYLGSYDWVDQERMAIRGHSYGGYVAALSMVLHPGVFQVGLVGAPVTDWRLYDTIYTERYMGLLEENEENYTNSSVMEHARNFTGNMLVAHSSMDENVHIQNTMQMLTAFTNAGKDIDVRIYPPGAHGVAYNQQSYLLLHQVYTRYLNRHLK; this is encoded by the coding sequence ATGCGATTATCTGTTACGTGTAAATCAATTTTCAGTATCCTGATTCTCTTTATCTGCTTCTCTGCTTCCGGCGTTCAGGGGCAGAACCAGGATGAGACTCTCCACTATCAGAGTCTGCAGCATGCGCTGTTTTCCGCCGGTCAGCTTTCCGGGCTTAGTGGTCCGCAGAATGTAACATGGATTGATGGCGGTGAGCGCTACTCCTACATGATTCAGGATCCCGAAACCCGCACCACAGAAATTCGGGCATACAACCCGACTGACCAGTCTGATGAACTGATCCTGAACACCTCCGGCCTGACCTTCCCCGATAGTGATCGTCAGTTCGAATTCCGCTCATTCCAGTGGTCTGCTGATTTCAGGTATCTCGTATTTCAATCAAATTTCAGCCCCATCTACCGGTATTCCGGCACGGCCGATTATTACTACTACTCAATCGAAGATGAATCCCTTGATTTGATCGCCGGTGCAGCCTTCACGGCAGAACTATCACCGGACGGCAGAAAAGTTGCCTATCACCGCGATGGCGAAATGTTTGTTTTTGACCTGGAATCGGGTGAAGAAACCCAGCTTACGTTCGATTCAGAGGAGAATCTTTATAACGGACGTTTTGGATGGGTGTATGAAGAGGAGTTCGGACTGGTGCAGGCGTGGAAATGGTCGAACGACAGCCGCTACATCGCCTACTGGCAGAGTGATGAAGATCATGTGGAACGGTTTGTTTCCACCGACTACGAAGGTAGCTATCCCGAATATACAGATATCCCCTACCCTAAAGTCGGCTCAGAAAACCCGGTTGTGAACATCGGAGTGATAGATACCGAAACCGGCGAAAACCGTTGGATGGACCTTGACATCGGAGATGGCTTGATCCCAAGAATCTACTGGACCAGCAACGACGGTGAACTGGCCGTTGTGTGGATGAATCGTCAGCAAAATCAGCTTCAGCTCCACTTTCATGATGCTACAAACGGCAGCGGTGAGATGGTGATGGAGGAAAAGTCGGATGCCGGCTGGATTGATGTCTATGATTTTTTTGCCGGAATTGATGACTACTTTTTCTTCCCGGAAAATCGCGACGAGTTTTTATGGATATCCGATCGAAATGGATATAAACATCTCTATCGCTACAGTTACAGCGGTGACCTGATGAACCAGGTTACAGATGGTGATTGGGAAGTAACCAACGTTTTTGCCGTGAACTCCGATAAGGAGCGCATCTATTATGAATCTACTGAAGAAAGTCCGCTGGAAAGGCATCTCTATTCAATCCGGTTTGATGGCAGCGGCAAAAACAAATACACGGAAACTGCGGGCCGCCACTCAATCAGCATGGGACCTGACGGCAAATATTTTATTGATACATGGTCAAATGTGGAGACACCAACACAGGTTGAGCTCCGCACAACGGAAAATGGCGGTGATCAGCTCGAAATGCTGGTAGCCAATGAACGGGTGAAGCAGTACATCGAAGAGTATAACTATTCACCGCGCGAACTTTTCAGTTTCACTACGGAAGACGGTCAGGAACTGGATGGTTATATGATCCGCCCGCCCGATTTTGACCCCGAACACGCTCACCCGCTCATTATGATGATTTATGGCGGTCCGAGTTCACAAGGTGTATACAATCAGTTCGAAACGAACGCCTGGGTGCAGTACCTCGCCCAGGAAGGATTTGTCATCGCCAATGTGAATAATCGCGGAAGCGGCGGATATGGCCGTGATTTCGAAAAGGTAGTGTATGAAAACCTCGGAGAATGGGAGACTTATGATGTGGTTCAAACTGCAAAGTATCTCGGTTCCTACGACTGGGTGGATCAGGAGCGAATGGCTATCCGCGGCCACAGTTATGGCGGGTATGTTGCCGCGCTCTCTATGGTGCTTCATCCCGGCGTGTTCCAGGTGGGCCTGGTTGGTGCGCCGGTCACCGATTGGCGGCTCTACGACACCATCTACACCGAACGGTACATGGGCCTTCTTGAGGAAAATGAAGAGAATTATACCAACAGTTCCGTAATGGAACACGCACGGAATTTTACCGGAAATATGCTTGTGGCACACTCCTCAATGGACGAAAACGTGCACATTCAAAACACCATGCAAATGCTTACCGCGTTCACGAATGCCGGAAAAGATATTGATGTTAGAATTTATCCTCCCGGAGCTCATGGCGTGGCGTATAATCAACAAAGCTACCTGCTGCTTCACCAGGTGTATACACGATATTTGAACAGGCATTTGAAGTAG
- a CDS encoding TrkH family potassium uptake protein, with the protein MIDQLKQSKNRPRIDFKLVSGILGGLIFFLGFALLLPFLIALIYNEPSWEAFLITATGSMAAGSALYFIYRPVEELRMREAFLIVTLTWFIGSLIGALPFTLSGTLESYTDAVFETMSGLSTTGATILGGETPAGIINPAIEDLDNSLLFWRSLAHWLGGMGIIVLTLALLPLLGIGGMELFRAEYSGSTSDKLTPRIRETALLLWTVYLGMTAIQFLLLWLHPAMDWFDAINHAFSTLATGGFSNLNDSVGGFDSVYIDVVITIFMFLAGINFAMHFRLFTGDLKSFLGNREIRFYTLLTALFIVGVSGGLWLIDHYSFGDALRYGSFQVLAILTTTGFGTDDYALWMPFTSFLLFLLFFTGGCAGSTGGGIKMIRLLIIAKNVGREFKQIIHPHAVLPVRVGNRVIDSGILKTILGFFVVYFLIFLAGALIMSFMGYDFMSAMGASIACLGNIGPAWGDFGPTDEYAHVPILGKWVLLILMMIGRLELFTVLVIFTPWFWKN; encoded by the coding sequence ATGATTGATCAGCTTAAACAGAGTAAAAACAGGCCGAGAATAGATTTTAAGCTGGTTAGCGGAATTCTTGGCGGGTTGATTTTCTTCCTTGGTTTTGCACTCCTTCTGCCTTTTCTGATTGCATTGATTTACAATGAGCCTTCCTGGGAAGCCTTCCTGATTACCGCAACCGGATCGATGGCAGCCGGTTCAGCGCTATATTTCATCTATCGTCCGGTAGAAGAACTAAGAATGAGAGAGGCATTTTTAATTGTTACTCTCACCTGGTTCATCGGGTCTTTAATCGGTGCTCTTCCGTTCACATTATCCGGCACCCTGGAATCGTATACGGATGCCGTATTTGAAACCATGAGCGGACTGAGCACTACGGGAGCTACTATTCTCGGCGGGGAAACACCGGCCGGAATTATAAATCCCGCGATTGAAGACCTTGACAATAGTCTGCTGTTTTGGCGATCGCTCGCCCACTGGCTTGGCGGCATGGGGATTATTGTGCTTACACTTGCTTTGTTGCCACTGCTCGGTATTGGTGGTATGGAGCTTTTTCGGGCGGAATACTCCGGGTCCACCTCCGATAAACTCACGCCACGCATCAGGGAAACAGCGCTCCTTCTCTGGACCGTGTATTTGGGAATGACCGCTATACAGTTTCTGCTGCTATGGCTGCATCCCGCCATGGATTGGTTTGATGCTATCAATCACGCCTTTTCTACCCTCGCCACCGGTGGGTTTTCAAATCTAAACGACTCGGTTGGCGGTTTCGACTCCGTTTATATTGATGTAGTGATTACCATATTTATGTTTCTCGCGGGTATCAACTTTGCCATGCATTTCAGACTATTTACCGGGGATCTGAAAAGTTTTTTGGGCAACAGAGAAATACGTTTCTATACGCTGCTAACGGCTTTGTTTATTGTGGGTGTATCAGGTGGCCTTTGGCTGATAGACCACTACTCGTTTGGTGATGCCCTGCGGTATGGATCATTCCAGGTGCTCGCCATCCTGACGACCACCGGTTTTGGAACAGACGACTACGCACTCTGGATGCCTTTCACCTCATTTCTGCTGTTTCTATTATTTTTTACTGGTGGGTGTGCAGGGTCAACCGGTGGCGGAATCAAAATGATACGCCTTTTGATTATCGCAAAAAACGTGGGCCGCGAATTCAAACAAATTATCCATCCGCATGCTGTGCTGCCGGTACGGGTCGGAAACAGGGTGATCGATTCAGGAATTCTGAAAACCATTCTCGGTTTTTTTGTCGTTTATTTCCTCATTTTTTTAGCCGGGGCATTAATTATGAGTTTCATGGGCTACGACTTTATGTCTGCAATGGGTGCCAGCATCGCCTGTCTTGGCAATATCGGACCCGCCTGGGGGGATTTTGGGCCTACCGATGAGTATGCGCATGTACCGATCCTGGGTAAGTGGGTTTTACTCATTCTGATGATGATTGGCCGGCTGGAGCTCTTTACCGTGCTCGTGATTTTTACTCCTTGGTTCTGGAAGAATTAG
- a CDS encoding DUF420 domain-containing protein yields the protein MEKSLDEKITVQFLKEVSIAKAIGLILFISAAAFLFLIWLLYFKEAAETTAGWVDQLPALNALLNSASTAFIIAGFVAIKKKKYITHMKLMLTAFVTSALFLISYLVYHNFVGHTPFPGEGWIRPVYFTILITHIILSAFVVPLVLTSYYFAFSGKFKTHRKVSRWTFPIWLYVSITGVVIFFVLNAYV from the coding sequence ATGGAAAAATCTCTCGATGAAAAAATTACCGTTCAGTTTCTGAAAGAGGTAAGCATTGCAAAGGCGATCGGTTTAATTCTTTTTATCAGTGCAGCAGCTTTTCTGTTCTTGATCTGGCTGCTCTATTTCAAAGAGGCTGCCGAAACTACAGCGGGCTGGGTTGATCAGCTTCCTGCGCTCAATGCACTGCTCAATAGTGCAAGTACGGCGTTTATTATTGCTGGTTTTGTAGCGATAAAAAAGAAAAAATATATCACTCACATGAAGCTGATGCTCACTGCTTTTGTTACATCAGCACTTTTTTTGATAAGCTACCTGGTGTATCACAATTTTGTGGGTCACACTCCATTTCCAGGGGAAGGCTGGATTCGGCCGGTCTATTTCACAATACTCATAACGCATATCATTCTGTCTGCTTTTGTCGTGCCGCTCGTGTTAACCAGCTACTATTTTGCGTTTTCCGGTAAATTTAAAACCCACAGGAAAGTATCCAGGTGGACATTTCCGATATGGCTGTATGTTTCCATAACCGGAGTGGTGATCTTTTTTGTACTGAATGCTTATGTGTGA